A part of Setaria viridis chromosome 8, Setaria_viridis_v4.0, whole genome shotgun sequence genomic DNA contains:
- the LOC117866620 gene encoding cytochrome P450 94C1, whose protein sequence is MDLPWAAQCAGMAFSAFSLCLVALAMVLLLVRRWPWCSCHVCRAYLTGSWARDFTNLGDWYAHQLRESATGTIHVHVLGCTVTANPANVEYMLKTNFDNFPKGKTFAALLGDLLGGGIFNVDGHAWRHQRKMASLELGSVAVRSYAYKIIAQEVEARLMPVLTDAADSGAVVDLQDVFRRFAFDTICKISFGLDPGCLEREMPVSKLANAFDAATRLCAMRGAAASPLLWKVKRMLNVGSERELKKAIKLVNELAAAMIRERRKLGFANSHDLLSRFMASAGDAHAVDDKYLRDIVVSFLLAGRDTVSSALTTLFMLLSKNPAVAAAMRAEAGGDDSTPVTYEHLKSLHYTHAVLYENMRLFPPVQFDSKFCAAADVLPDGTYVSGGARVMYHPYSMGRMPRIWGADHGVFRPDRWLTGAGGSFVPESLYKYPVFQAGLRVCLGKELAITEMKAVAVAVVRGFDVEVVGESGSGACAPKFVSGLTASISGGLPVRIRRVRK, encoded by the coding sequence ATGGACTTGCCATGGGCAGCGCAGTGCGCGGGCATGGCCTTCTCAGCCTTCTCCCTCTGCTTGGTGGCGCTGGCCATGGTGCTCCTGCTCGTGCGCCGGTGGCCATGGTGCAGCTGCCATGTCTGCCGAGCCTACCTCACCGGGTCGTGGGCGAGAGACTTCACCAACCTCGGCGACTGGTACGCCCACCAGCTCCGGGAGTCGGCCACCGGCACCATCCACGTCCACGTCCTCGGCTGCACCGTCACCGCCAACCCGGCCAACGTCGAGTACATGCTCAAGACCAACTTCGACAACTTCCCCAAGGGCAAGACCTTCGCCGCGCTCCTTGGcgacctcctcggcggcggcatctTCAACGTCGACGGCCACGCCTGGCGCCACCAGCGCAAGATGGCCAGCCTCGAGCTCGGCAGCGTCGCCGTCCGCTCCTACGCCTACAAGATCATCGCCCAGGAGGTGGAGGCCCGCCTCATGCCAGTCCTCACCGACGCCGCCGACAgcggcgccgtcgtcgaccTGCAGGACGTGTTCCGGCGCTTCGCCTTCGACACCATCTGCAAGATCTCCTTCGGCCTCGACCCGGGCTGCCTCGAGCGGGAAATGCCCGTGTCCAAGCTCGCCAACGCGTTCGACGCCGCGACGCGGCTCTGCGCcatgcgcggcgcggcggcgtcgccgctgCTGTGGAAGGTGAAGCGCATGCTCAACGTCGGGTCCGAGAGGGAGCTCAAGAAGGCCATCAAGCTCGTCAACGAGCTCGCGGCGGCGATGATCCGGGAGCGCCGGAAGCTGGGCTTCGCCAACAGCCATGATCTCCTGTCCCGGTTCATGGCCTCGGCCGGCGACGCGCACGCCGTGGACGACAAGTACCTCCGTGACATCGTGGTCAGCTTCCTCCTCGCCGGGCGCGACACGGTGTCCTCCGCGCTCACCACGCTCTTCATGCTCCTATCCAAGAACCCCGCTGTGGCCGCCGCCATGCGCGCCGAGGCCGGTGGCGACGACTCGACGCCGGTGACCTACGAGCACCTCAAGAGCCTGCACTACACCCACGCCGTGCTGTACGAGAACATGCGCCTGTTCCCGCCGGTGCAGTTCGACTCCAAgttctgcgccgccgccgacgtgctccccgacggcacctacgtgtccggcggcgcgcgcgtcaTGTACCACCCCTACTCCATGGGCCGCATGCCGCGTATCTGGGGGGCCGACCACGGCGTGTTCCGGCCAGACCGGTGGCTCACCGGCGCTGGAGGGTCCTTCGTGCCGGAGAGCCTGTACAAGTACCCGGTGTTCCAGGCGGGCCTCCGTGTGTGCCTCGGCAAGGAGCTTGCCATCACCGAGATGAAGGCGGTCGCCGTGGCGGTGGTGAGAGGGTTCGACGTCGAGGTCGTCGGGGAGAGTGGCAGCGGCGCCTGCGCGCCAAAGTTCGTGTCGGGGCTCACCGCGTCCATCAGTGGCGGGCTCCCAGTGAGGATTAGGAGAGTTAGAAAATAG